Proteins encoded together in one Hymenobacter psoromatis window:
- the traN gene encoding conjugative transposon protein TraN, producing the protein MKTPFFLACVGLTMLTLPAAAQKSTHRRHRSAASQVAASNTNGILGAGPLHVANATYLTAAAPVSTQKILALQEQNYIGSYRMTVGFQKTTHLIFPYAVSYVDLGNGGIIADKAQGAENIVKVKASQQGFPQTNMTVVTTDGRLYSFIVDYDANPRVLNYNLAATDVSTSSAVVPLAHLSNSSVTQSDLENYSKEVLEKRKGPHVREQKDNITLAMQGLYTEDDMFFFPLHLANSSNIGYDVDFIKFYIRDKKVAKRTALQESELTPVFVYNARQTTIPGPGQVDQVYALHKFTIPDDKNLVVEMFEKGGGRQLSFVVGNSDILKARKLKK; encoded by the coding sequence ATGAAAACGCCCTTCTTTCTCGCTTGCGTCGGCCTGACCATGCTCACGCTGCCCGCCGCCGCCCAAAAGTCTACCCATCGCCGGCACCGCTCGGCCGCCAGCCAGGTAGCCGCCAGTAACACGAATGGCATCCTGGGTGCCGGCCCGCTGCACGTGGCCAACGCGACCTACCTCACGGCGGCCGCCCCTGTCTCGACACAAAAAATCCTGGCCCTTCAGGAGCAGAACTACATCGGTTCCTATCGTATGACTGTTGGGTTTCAGAAAACTACCCACCTAATTTTTCCCTACGCCGTGTCGTATGTGGACTTGGGCAACGGCGGCATCATCGCAGACAAAGCCCAGGGTGCAGAGAACATCGTGAAGGTGAAGGCCAGCCAGCAGGGCTTTCCCCAAACCAACATGACAGTGGTCACGACCGACGGCCGCTTGTACTCCTTCATCGTGGATTATGATGCCAACCCTAGGGTACTGAACTACAACCTGGCAGCTACCGACGTTTCGACCTCCTCCGCCGTGGTACCCCTAGCCCACCTATCCAACTCCAGCGTGACGCAAAGTGACCTGGAAAATTACTCGAAAGAAGTGCTGGAAAAGCGTAAGGGGCCGCACGTGCGCGAGCAGAAGGACAATATCACCCTGGCCATGCAGGGCCTTTACACTGAAGATGATATGTTCTTCTTTCCCCTGCACTTGGCCAACAGCTCGAACATTGGCTACGATGTGGATTTCATCAAATTCTACATCCGCGATAAGAAAGTGGCCAAGCGCACGGCCTTGCAGGAATCGGAGCTGACGCCGGTGTTCGTCTATAATGCCAGGCAAACTACTATACCCGGCCCCGGCCAAGTAGACCAAGTGTACGCCCTGCACAAGTTCACCATTCCCGACGATAAGAACCTGGTAGTCGAGATGTTCGAGAAGGGCGGCGGCCGGCAATTGTCCTTCGTTGTGGGCAATTCCGACATTCTTAAGGCCCGCAAGCTCAAGAAGTAG